Proteins from a genomic interval of Candidatus Palauibacter polyketidifaciens:
- a CDS encoding iron-sulfur cluster assembly accessory protein: MSEIAQATRSAEPIVTLTPEAAAKVREFQAGTDTETILRVSVIPGGCSGFEYGLDMDTAVREDDFTFESEGVPVVIDPFSAQYLAGLSIGYHSSFQGTGFTFENPNATGSCGCGTSFAV, from the coding sequence ATGAGCGAAATAGCACAGGCCACGCGGTCGGCCGAACCCATCGTCACGCTGACGCCGGAGGCGGCCGCGAAGGTCAGGGAGTTCCAGGCCGGGACGGACACCGAGACCATCCTGAGGGTGAGCGTGATCCCGGGCGGATGCTCCGGCTTCGAATACGGGCTGGACATGGACACCGCGGTGCGCGAGGACGATTTCACCTTTGAGTCGGAGGGGGTGCCCGTCGTCATCGATCCGTTCAGCGCCCAGTACCTGGCAGGCCTTTCCATCGGATACCACAGTTCGTTTCAGGGCACGGGGTTCACGTTCGAGAATCCGAACGCGACGGGGAGTTGCGGCTGCGGGACCTCTTTCGCCGTCTAG
- a CDS encoding PHP domain-containing protein encodes MTVPVAGEAADGRGTGPCVDLHLHSTASDGTLAPADVARAVADAGLDGFSLTDHDTTQGLAEAEKAARELGLRFLPGAELSANEPGRSVHLLAYGFDVADSGLQAFLTRYREDRVRRAREIVERLQAAGAAVTWEDVALQTGAAAPTRAHVGRAVVACGAASDINEAFRRYLSRGCPAFVGKEPTPPKIVFDHVHAAGGVVCLAHPGRMHGEDEVRRWVGEGLDGVEVVHPANPPAVRSRMNALAGELGLLRCGGSDWHGPDTGRRGVPGWAHVPMRWLEEIGRRSCREADRQPA; translated from the coding sequence GTGACCGTTCCCGTCGCCGGCGAGGCCGCCGACGGGCGCGGAACGGGCCCGTGCGTCGATCTGCACCTGCATTCGACCGCCAGCGATGGAACGCTCGCGCCGGCCGACGTGGCCCGGGCCGTGGCGGACGCGGGTCTCGACGGGTTCTCCCTGACGGACCATGACACGACGCAGGGACTCGCCGAGGCTGAGAAGGCGGCGCGAGAACTCGGCCTCCGCTTCCTGCCGGGGGCCGAGTTGTCGGCGAACGAACCGGGCCGGTCCGTGCACCTCCTGGCGTACGGGTTCGATGTGGCCGATTCCGGCCTGCAGGCTTTCCTCACCCGCTACCGCGAGGATCGGGTGCGGCGCGCGCGCGAGATCGTCGAACGGCTGCAGGCAGCGGGCGCAGCCGTGACCTGGGAGGACGTGGCACTACAGACGGGCGCCGCGGCCCCGACCAGGGCCCACGTCGGACGGGCGGTGGTGGCGTGCGGCGCAGCCTCCGATATCAACGAGGCATTCCGGCGTTACCTGTCGCGCGGATGTCCCGCCTTCGTCGGCAAGGAACCCACGCCGCCGAAGATCGTATTCGATCACGTGCACGCGGCGGGCGGCGTCGTCTGCCTCGCACACCCGGGCAGGATGCATGGCGAGGATGAAGTCCGCCGCTGGGTGGGCGAGGGTCTGGATGGCGTCGAGGTCGTCCACCCCGCGAATCCCCCGGCCGTGCGGAGCCGCATGAACGCTCTCGCCGGCGAACTCGGCCTGCTCCGTTGTGGTGGCTCGGACTGGCACGGACCCGACACCGGCCGGCGGGGTGTTCCCGGGTGGGCGCACGTGCCCATGCGATGGCTGGAGGAGATCGGCCGGAGGTCGTGCCGGGAGGCCGACCGGCAGCCTGCCTGA
- a CDS encoding NAD-dependent deacylase yields MEQGQWRQARRLVREARRVVALTGAGISAESGVPTFRDAGGLWKSHRPEELATPEALARDPRTVLEWYAWRRSALARCRPNEGHRALARFFLRRGEAGLVTQNVDGLHTRAALEEAGDDPAEAALPLELHGAVGRDRCESCEARWLAEPLGETLPRCSACGGLRRPDVVLFGEPLDPDLLDRARRLVERADLCLVVGTSAVVYPAAALPLATHEAGGLIMEVNVRRTALTEVAAATLRGEAGTILPALLD; encoded by the coding sequence ATGGAACAGGGTCAATGGCGACAGGCGCGCCGGCTCGTGCGGGAAGCCCGGCGCGTGGTCGCGCTGACGGGGGCGGGGATTTCGGCTGAATCGGGAGTTCCGACATTCCGTGACGCCGGGGGGCTGTGGAAGAGCCATCGCCCCGAGGAACTCGCCACGCCCGAAGCGCTCGCGCGCGATCCGCGGACCGTGCTCGAGTGGTACGCGTGGCGGCGCTCGGCGCTCGCCCGCTGCCGGCCCAACGAGGGACACCGGGCGTTGGCGCGCTTCTTTCTGCGGCGCGGGGAGGCCGGACTCGTGACCCAGAACGTCGATGGTCTCCACACGCGCGCCGCGCTCGAGGAAGCGGGGGACGATCCCGCGGAGGCGGCGCTGCCGCTCGAGCTGCACGGCGCCGTGGGCCGCGACCGCTGCGAGTCCTGCGAGGCGCGCTGGCTTGCCGAGCCGCTCGGCGAGACGCTCCCCCGGTGTTCTGCCTGCGGGGGACTCCGGCGACCCGATGTCGTCCTCTTCGGCGAGCCGCTCGACCCCGACTTGCTGGACCGCGCGCGCCGGCTGGTGGAGCGGGCCGATCTGTGTCTCGTCGTCGGGACGAGCGCCGTCGTCTACCCCGCAGCGGCGCTTCCGCTCGCGACGCACGAGGCCGGCGGGCTCATCATGGAGGTCAACGTGCGGCGAACCGCGCTCACGGAGGTCGCCGCGGCGACGCTGCGCGGGGAGGCCGGAACGATCCTCCCCGCCCTGCTGGACTGA
- a CDS encoding metal-dependent transcriptional regulator: MKSGPADPSRAVEDYLKAVYKLQQSGDPVSTTALAEELDRSAASVTNMVKSLAAQGLLRHTPYKGVLLTAPGEAAALRIIRRHRVIELYLIERLGFSWEDVHAEAERLEHAASEALIDRMAQALGEPSIDPHGSPIPTRDGELAQTEWIPLAELKRGRGVVREVSDQSPRTLRELAALGLFPGTRIRCLGERADGVARLEVDDRSFDVKPVLARAVFVEREP; encoded by the coding sequence GTGAAATCCGGTCCCGCGGACCCGAGCCGGGCGGTCGAAGACTACCTGAAGGCCGTCTACAAGCTCCAGCAATCCGGCGACCCCGTATCCACGACAGCGCTCGCCGAGGAACTTGACCGCTCCGCGGCGTCCGTCACGAACATGGTCAAGAGCCTGGCGGCGCAGGGGCTTCTCCGGCACACGCCCTACAAAGGGGTGCTCCTCACGGCGCCTGGAGAGGCGGCGGCGCTGCGGATCATCCGCAGGCACCGGGTGATCGAACTGTATCTGATCGAGAGACTCGGCTTCTCCTGGGAAGACGTGCACGCCGAGGCCGAGCGCCTCGAACACGCCGCTTCGGAGGCGCTCATCGACCGGATGGCGCAGGCGCTGGGAGAACCGTCGATCGACCCGCACGGGAGTCCGATCCCGACGCGCGACGGCGAACTCGCGCAGACCGAGTGGATCCCCCTCGCCGAGTTGAAGAGAGGGCGCGGCGTCGTGCGGGAGGTCTCCGACCAGAGTCCGCGCACGCTGCGGGAACTCGCCGCCCTCGGCCTCTTCCCGGGCACGCGAATACGGTGTCTGGGAGAGCGGGCGGATGGCGTCGCCCGCCTCGAGGTGGACGACCGTTCCTTCGACGTCAAACCCGTCCTCGCACGCGCCGTATTCGTCGAACGCGAGCCCTAG